The genomic stretch TTCGAGGGAACTGTCCAGATCTTCCGCACGCCTTCGGCCGGTGGCCAGCCGGAGATGGTAACGACCCAGCAACACGCGCTCGGGAGTTGGTCGATCGATCGAGGCGGCACAACGCTCGTGTACGCCGCGACGACAGCCTCCAGCCCCGGCCAGGTGTTCTGCCAACGGCTGGATACTCTCGAGGCGCCTCATCCATTAACGGCACTCAACTACGAGATACTGTCGACTGTGGCGCTTGCCGAGCCTGAGTCATTCTGGACAACATCAACTGATGGATCCGAAACCCGAGTTCAGGGCTGGATACTGAAGCCCCCTGACTTTGATGAGACGAAGACATATCCGCTCATCCTCCAGGTCCACGGTGGGCCACACTGCGCCTATGGCGCAAGCTGGTATCTTGAGTTTCAGTATCTCGTGGCGCACGGATACGTCATTGTCTTCTCCAACCCACGCGGGTCCAGCAACTACGGTGAGGAGTTTGCGACCAGCATCTACCTTGACTGGGGCGTCAAACCGATGGCCGACGTGCTCGCCGCGCTGGACTACGCCATTGATCATGTTGCCATCGATCCAGAGCGGATTTATGTGGCCGGCGGGTCATATGGCGGATATCTGGTCAACTGGATCGTGACTCATACCGATCGTTTCCGAGCGGCAGTGACGGGACGCTGCGTCTCCGACCTTCAGACGCTGGCGCTCGCCAGCGACAACGGGACTCTCTGGATGGCGGAGTACTTCGGCGGGATGCCCTGGGAGATGCCGGAGGTATATGAATCTGGCTCGCCAATCCGCCACATCGCCAACGCTGTGACTCCGCTCCTCATCGAGCATCAGGAGCAGGACATGCGCTGCACGATGGATCAGGCCGAGCAGATGTACAACGCGCTTCGGTTCCTGGGCGTCGAGACGGAGATGGTGATCTATCCCGGGGAATCCCACGGGATGAGCCGGGGCGGCCGGCCGAGTCACCGCGTTGATCGACTGGAACGCATCCTCGACTGGTTCGAGCGACACGGGGGATCTGGTTGATCGTGATCCCTATGCCCCACATACCGCGTCCCTCGGTTACAATGCAGACGACGCACGGCTCGGTGGTCGCGGGACGACAGGCGGAAGACAGGGGTGGGAGTCGATGGCCTATCGCTTCATGCTGGACGTGCCAGAGGCGGCACATGACGACGCCAAGACGGCGATCGAGAGTGTGCGCAACGCACAGATCCTGATCGACCGGCATCCGCGCCCACACACGCCCGACCCGGTCGTGACCGAGGCGGATGTCTTCGACAGCCGCGCCGAGCTCACCGTCGTCGCCCACACACTCGATGTCATCGACGCGCTCTACCACTGGATGGGCGAGCGGGAGATCAACACCGACGTGTACGTCGATGCCCACAAGGGCGGCAAGCTGCACCTGCCCGACTACACCGCCCCGGAGCTACGCGCGATCATTCAGGGCGACCAGTACTGGTTCGCCAATACGATGCCGAAGATCCACTATCCACCGGATGTCCTGATGGAGGGAGGGGCGCTCGTGTCTGAAGTCCCGTATGGCGGCCGCGCCGCGAGCTCTGCGATCGTGCCGGCCGAGACTCAGGTCGCGCTAGGCGGAATCGATCACGTCGCCGTCCGCGTCCGCGACATGGCCAAGGCCGAGGCGTGGTATCGCGACTTCTTCGGGATGGACATCATCTACCGCGCTCGCCGCGCGCACGACCGCTGGCAGCATCTGCCGGCCGACTATAGCTGGGACGCAGGCGTCCACAGCGGCATCGAGCCAGAGATCGTCCGACTGGAGAATGGCCCGATCGCGATTGTGCTGATCAACGCCGGCATGGGCGCAGTGATGCACGAAAACCGCGTCGCCCACCTCAGCCTGAACGCGCCAATCGAGACCGTCAACGCCGTCCGCGGACGAGCGCTCTTCGCATCCTTCACGGTTATCGAAGATACGGCGCGCTCGTTTGGCTTCGTCGATCCGTTCGGGATTACCTGGCAGTTGATCGCAAGCAGCAGCTGAGACAAACGATCTACGGGGCGGCCAGGCTGGCCGCCCCGCCCACGTCCGACTCGTAGCGAAGGCGAGATATGCTAGACGATTACCGCGAACTGATCGACCTCCTGGCACGAGCGCCGCAGCAGCTTGCAGCGGCAGCGAAGACGGCGGGCGAGCCGGCCAGCGGAGTCTGCGGCCGTCTTGTCATGTCAGAACGGCTCTATCTCGGCTGGCTCAACGAACTTTTCCAACGCACCGATCCGCTGCTACGTTCGCCAAACCTCGCCCACCTCGCCGAGCAGGAACGCCTCCAGCAACAGCCCGCAGCCGACAGTCTGGCCACATTCAGCGACTCGCGTGGCGACACAATCTCGCTGCTGATGGGCCTCTCGCTGCGCGACTGGGAGCGCACCGGTATCCTCGAGGAAGAGGGGCGTGAGGTGACACTGTCCGGGCTGGTCGAGGCATTGGTTGACCTCGACGCCGATCATCTGGCAGAGCTGCAACAACTGGCCGGCTAGCCGGCGCATCGAGATTGCTCACAACGGACCGCGGGACGGGGGAGCAGGACCAGATGGGGGGGCGGAGGCCGCGCCGACGTGCAGGACGCGCGGCCACCGCAAGAGGAGTGAGTGAGACCGGCCAACCGGGAGTGGGGCCCGGAAGGCCAGGGAAGCAGAGGCACCGTCGGGTCGAAAGGCCCGCGGCCGGCGGCAGCGTCGGTGGGGTACTCCGCTGACCGGTGGGACCCGCTATCGCGGGTCCTTTCCTTTTCCGCGCGAACAGCAGGCCGCCGCGACGATGATCTCCAGAATAGCACGCATGTTCTAGTCCGTCAACTCGCTGGCGCGGATTGTTGGCGCGTTCGTACGCTGATCCCGGGATTCCGGCGACTAGCGCACCCGATCCGCTCCGGCGCGTTACTATGCCCGGGTTCGATGCGGAGAGGGGCAGGGGAATGAACAAGGTCGTTCGGGTCGGAGTAATCGGAACCGGGTTTGGAGCGCACCACATCGAGGTGTTGCGGCAGTTGCCGGATGTCGAGGTCGTCGGGGTAGCGTCGGCCCAGCCGGCGCGAGCGGAGGCAGTGGCCGAGCGCTACGGCGTCCCGCTGGCAACCGGCGACTACCGCGAGCTGCTGCCGCGCGTGGATGCCGTCGTGATCGCGACCCCGCCGGCGCTGCATGCTCCGATGGCCATCGACGCCGCCAGCGCTGGCGTGCATATCTTCTGTGAGAAGCCAACGGCAGCGTCGCTGGCCGAGGCGCGGTCGATATACGCAGCGGTCGAGCAGGCCGGCGTTGTCGGCATGGTCAACTTCCACCAACGCTTCATGGCCCACTGGCGGCGTGCTCACGATCTCGTCACCGAGGGGGCGATCGGCAGGCTGGCGGTGGCCGATATGCGGGTGACGATGAATCCGGTCGAGTACCTCGCCTCACCGTTGTGGAGCGACTCGAAGGCCGGCTGGTTCGCCGATGCTGCTCAGTCGGGCGGGCTACTGGCCAGCTCGGTCGGGCCACACCTTGTCGACATGATGCGCTGGATCGGCGGGCCGGTCTCCGAGGTTGCGGCGCGGACAATCACGTCGAGAACCGAGATCCCGCTGACCGGTGGCGGGACACGTGGCGATGTCGATGCCGATGACGGATTCATCATCCTCGGCCGCTACGAGAGCGGGGCGCTGCTGACCATCCGTGGCGAGCCGGTGACCTACGGTGGCAACGAGTGGGACATGGCGCTCCACGGCGACGAGGGCTCACTGATCGTCGCCGGGAGCGAGCTGAGGCTGGGACGGTCCGGCGACCCGAGCCCGCTGGTCATCGACCAGCCGGCCGCCGTCAACCCCCGGCTGGCCATCGCCGGACGATTCATCGACGCTGCGCGGGCCGGCGGTCCGTCGCCCGAGCCGGACCTCGCCGATGGCGTCGCCGCCCAGGGGTTGCTCGACGCTGCCCTTCACGCCGCGCGATCCAACCAATGGGTTCGGGTCGAGGCTCGCTAGCGCAGCCGTTCGCAGTGGATACGCACCGCGCCGGCGATCAGGGTGAATCGGTCGCCATCCGCGATGAACTGGCGCGGCAGCCGCTTGCCAACGTTGGCCGGGTCGGCGTGCATCGCCGGGATGTGGAAGACGGTGTCACCCTCGACTTCGTAGTTGCCACAGTACTGGACACCGCCGGCCGAGCCGTCGGGCGCGGTGAAGGAGAACGCCTCGGCGAACCAGCCGCCAGCGTCGTAGAGCAGAAATCCGTGCGGCCCTTCGTTGCGCAGCAGCGCGCCATCCGCCCCCGGCCGCTCGATCGCCACCATGTTCCAGATTCCGACGATGCCGTTGTCTGCCATGTGTTGCCCTCCTCCGCCGCGATATGTCGATGGGGAAGTATCGCAGGCAACGAGGGGATGAGGGTGGTTCGCATACGCTCGTTGGCGCGGTCAAGCGTGGGGGTGAGGTCGCGCTGTCCGCGACGCTGCTCGATAATGAGGGTATCGATCGCCGGACGCGCGCCAACCCAGGTGTGCCTCGACCCGGGCGTGCTCACCGGCCAGCGCATCGAGCTCGGTCGGGATCAACAGGCCTGGCCAGACAGCCAGCGGTCGATCGGCACTCAATAGCCCACCCGAAACTATGGCGCTTGCGCGCCGGAAGGAGCAACCGGATGCTGGAGGACGATTACGCGCCAGCGACCCGCAGCCTCGTCCCATCATGGCTGGCGCTGGCCGCGCTGGCGGCAGTGGTGGGGTACTTCGTGATCCGGCGACGCCGAGGGTAAACGCGACTGCGGGGCCCCGGCTTTCCCGGGACCCCGCGCGCTCTTCGGCGATACAGGCTGGAGTGAGAGGAAACTGTAGATTCCGCCTAGGGAAAGCCGTGTGGCGCTGACAGCGACGGTAACTGCCTTGCGCATTCGCGAACCCGCCAGGCTCGCGTTACGATCGAGGTCGATCGATTACGGGGTGTCTAGAGGCCCCAGCCTATCGTCCAGTCGGTCTTACTTCACCCTTCGCAAGGTGTATGCCGCTATACTCAGTGCGGCCCGCCTGAGGGCGGGGCGGTGGGCATAACAGCGAATGATCTGATAGTAACGACCTGCCCTGACGCCCCCATGACGAGAAGATGAAGATCCGGTGACATTCTTGATCTCGCATATGCCGATGGAGTGATATGGGCGAGCGGGTCCTGGTCGTCGACGATGATTCCAAGATTCTCGCGATGATGCGCCGCGGGCTCATCTTCGCCGGTTACGAGGTCGACCTCGCCGAGACCGGCGAGCAGGCGCTCGACAAGACTCTCGGCGAGCTGCCCGACCTCGTCATCATCGACGTCATGCTGCCGGGCATCGACGGGCTGGAGGTCTGCAGACGGCTCCGCGCCGCCGAGCCGCGCCTGCCGATCCTGTTGCTGACAGCGCGCGACCGTGTCCCCGACCGGGTCGCCGGCCTCGACGCCGGGGCCGACGACTACCTGGTCAAGCCGTTCGCCTTCGACGAGCTGCTGGCGCGCATCCGCGCGTTGCTGCGGCGGGCCGGCGACGAGCACCAGGACGCGCTTGTCTTCGCCGACCTGCGCCTCAACTCGACCACCCACGAGGTTCTCCGCGGCGAGCGCTCGATCGACCTGACGCTGACCGAGTATCAGCTCCTCGAATACTTCATGCGTCATCCACGCCAGGTCCTCTCCCGCGATCGCATTCATGATGCCGTCTGGGGCGACAGCTTCTTTCCGGAGTCGAACGTCATCGACGTCCATATCAAGCGGCTGCGCGAGAAGCTGGAGTCGGACAGTGAGTCGCGGCTGATCCAGACAATCCGTGGCGTCGGCTACAGCCTTCGCCAGCCGAGCGACTGAGGCCGGCGGTGTCGCTGCGCGTCCGGCTGGCGCTGATCTACACCGTTGCCTTCCTGGTTGCGCTGGCGATCATCGGGAGCGCGATCTATCTCATCCTGCGTCAGGCGCTGGCGGCGGAGGTAGATAACGAGCTGATCGAGCGTGCCGCTCAGATCGATCGCGCGATGGTGATCCGTGGCGGCAACGAGCTGGACGCCCAGCATCTGCTCGACGAGATCTTCGTCCTGTCACCCCCTTCGCCCGACCAGGAGCTGCGCGCCGCGAGTATCCACATTCATATCCTCGGCGAGGATAGCCACTCGCTGGCCAGCTCATCGCTGACGGCCGAGACGGTGCCAGTCGACCGCGAGGCGGTCGCCGCCGCGGTCGCGGGTGACACAGTCCTTCGCACGTCGCGGGTCGGCCGGGTGCAGATTCGCTCGCTCTACAGCCCGCTGCGGATCAACGGAAAGATCGTGGCGGTCGCTCAGCTCTCCGAATCGCTCAGCCCGATGACGCGGACGATCGC from Thermomicrobiales bacterium encodes the following:
- a CDS encoding response regulator transcription factor, which produces MGERVLVVDDDSKILAMMRRGLIFAGYEVDLAETGEQALDKTLGELPDLVIIDVMLPGIDGLEVCRRLRAAEPRLPILLLTARDRVPDRVAGLDAGADDYLVKPFAFDELLARIRALLRRAGDEHQDALVFADLRLNSTTHEVLRGERSIDLTLTEYQLLEYFMRHPRQVLSRDRIHDAVWGDSFFPESNVIDVHIKRLREKLESDSESRLIQTIRGVGYSLRQPSD
- a CDS encoding S9 family peptidase yields the protein MNATKHTIEARDLYHLEIAHTVAVSPDGQWAAFTVLRPDEATNRNQYDLLIVPVDGTGSPQPLVQGGSHDPAPSWSLCSQHLAYLADHEGVIQVWTIERASGKTRRVTHSTVNVSNPLWSPDSAHIAWVASVPSVAAPAGPTGGSDLGGQPRVILRARYKFDGMGWFGQSRSQLFVSTLDMPEANARQLTYEPAGISQPIWAAERGTSIGGPAWSPNGSQLAYTTSTNEDEELDSRCDVWTVDIATGDRTRITPNDGLYGCPAWSPDGTRLAVVGARLPKRGGSNSLIWTVPAGGGELTLASQADICAGALLLADAGAPTRVQPQWIGDWIYFSAGFEGTVQIFRTPSAGGQPEMVTTQQHALGSWSIDRGGTTLVYAATTASSPGQVFCQRLDTLEAPHPLTALNYEILSTVALAEPESFWTTSTDGSETRVQGWILKPPDFDETKTYPLILQVHGGPHCAYGASWYLEFQYLVAHGYVIVFSNPRGSSNYGEEFATSIYLDWGVKPMADVLAALDYAIDHVAIDPERIYVAGGSYGGYLVNWIVTHTDRFRAAVTGRCVSDLQTLALASDNGTLWMAEYFGGMPWEMPEVYESGSPIRHIANAVTPLLIEHQEQDMRCTMDQAEQMYNALRFLGVETEMVIYPGESHGMSRGGRPSHRVDRLERILDWFERHGGSG
- a CDS encoding Gfo/Idh/MocA family oxidoreductase; the protein is MNKVVRVGVIGTGFGAHHIEVLRQLPDVEVVGVASAQPARAEAVAERYGVPLATGDYRELLPRVDAVVIATPPALHAPMAIDAASAGVHIFCEKPTAASLAEARSIYAAVEQAGVVGMVNFHQRFMAHWRRAHDLVTEGAIGRLAVADMRVTMNPVEYLASPLWSDSKAGWFADAAQSGGLLASSVGPHLVDMMRWIGGPVSEVAARTITSRTEIPLTGGGTRGDVDADDGFIILGRYESGALLTIRGEPVTYGGNEWDMALHGDEGSLIVAGSELRLGRSGDPSPLVIDQPAAVNPRLAIAGRFIDAARAGGPSPEPDLADGVAAQGLLDAALHAARSNQWVRVEAR
- a CDS encoding VOC family protein, whose translation is MAYRFMLDVPEAAHDDAKTAIESVRNAQILIDRHPRPHTPDPVVTEADVFDSRAELTVVAHTLDVIDALYHWMGEREINTDVYVDAHKGGKLHLPDYTAPELRAIIQGDQYWFANTMPKIHYPPDVLMEGGALVSEVPYGGRAASSAIVPAETQVALGGIDHVAVRVRDMAKAEAWYRDFFGMDIIYRARRAHDRWQHLPADYSWDAGVHSGIEPEIVRLENGPIAIVLINAGMGAVMHENRVAHLSLNAPIETVNAVRGRALFASFTVIEDTARSFGFVDPFGITWQLIASSS